Proteins co-encoded in one Chrysemys picta bellii isolate R12L10 chromosome 13, ASM1138683v2, whole genome shotgun sequence genomic window:
- the TCF15 gene encoding transcription factor 15: protein MAFTMLRPVAAHMLYPDLSMLSEDEENRSESDASDQSYGCYEDLETRRKVARKPGQVVMVKQRQAANARERDRTQSVNTAFTALRTLIPTEPMDRKLSKIETLRLASSYISHLANVLLLGEGCEDGQPCFSAIYGSKGELDNKQPRSICTFCLSNQRKGGSRRELAGNCLKARGVNPMRVPRR, encoded by the exons ATGGCGTTCACCATGCTGAGACCCGTGGCAGCTCACATGCTGTACCCAGACCTCAGCATGCTCTCCGAGGACGAAGAAAACCGGAGTGAGAGCGACGCCTCGGACCAGTCCTACGGCTGCTACGAGGACCTGGAGACCAGGAGGAAGGTGGCCAGGAAGCCAGGCCAGGTGGTGATGGTGAAGCAGAGGCAGGCAGCTAACGCCCGGGAGAGGGACCGGACGCAGAGCGTCAACACAGCCTTCACGGCCCTGCGGACCCTCATCCCCACCGAGCCCATGGATAGGAAGCTGTCCAAGATCGAGACCCTCCGCCTGGCCTCTAGCTACATCTCCCACCTGGCCAACGTGCTGCTGCTCGGAGAGGGCTGCGAGGACGGGCAGCCCTGCTTCAGTGCCATCTATGGCTCCAAGGGGGAGCTGGACAACAAACAGCCCCGCAGCATCTGCACCTTCTGCCTCAGCAACCAGAGGAAAGGG GGCAGCCGGAGGGAGCTTGCGGGCAACTGCCTGAAGGCGCGAGGGGTGAACCCAATGCGGGTGCCGCGGAGATGA